TAGCCACCTCGCGGATCGCCGCACCCGGTCCTTCCGCGCTGGCCATGCCCACCACGGAACCGCGGATCCACACCGGCTTGTGCTCCGGGCGCACCGAAGCTGCCGAGGTGACAACCACGGCAGAGGCACCGTCGCTGATCGGAGCGCACATGAACGCGGTGATCGGATCGGCGATGACCTTGGAGGCCAGCACGTCCTCGACGGTCACCGGGTCGGTGTACTGGGCCATCGGGTTGAAGCTGGCGTGCCGGCGGTTCTTGACCGCGATTGCGGCGAGCACGTCGCCCGACAGCCCGTGGGCGTCGGCGTACGCTCGTAGCCGCGGAGGATAGACGGCCGATACGAACACACTCTCGCGTGAGGCGTCGATGCCAGCGCCGGCCACGAAATCGATGTCCGCAGCACCGTTCAGCGCCATGTATGTCGCCTCCCGGCTGCTGCCGACCAGCTTCTCCACGCCCAGCACGAGCACCGTCTTCGCCGCGCCCGCACGGACGGCGTGCACCGCAAGGTTGAGAGCGCTAGACGAACCTGCGCAGGCATTGTCGATGTTGTAGACAGGGATCCCGGAAAACCCGTTCGCCCGCAGCACGGTCTGGCCCACGACACTGACCTGACCGGTGATGATCGAGGCCATAGCGTTGGCGACGAACGCCAT
The nucleotide sequence above comes from Nocardioides massiliensis. Encoded proteins:
- a CDS encoding thiolase family protein, whose product is MNASVAVVGLGMTRFGRFPDRSLKDLGGEAVRAALADAHLETEDIEMAFVANAMASIITGQVSVVGQTVLRANGFSGIPVYNIDNACAGSSSALNLAVHAVRAGAAKTVLVLGVEKLVGSSREATYMALNGAADIDFVAGAGIDASRESVFVSAVYPPRLRAYADAHGLSGDVLAAIAVKNRRHASFNPMAQYTDPVTVEDVLASKVIADPITAFMCAPISDGASAVVVTSAASVRPEHKPVWIRGSVVGMASAEGPGAAIREVATRAYTEAGITPGEVDVAEVHDSVSFNELLAYEELGFCERGTGDRLVAEEVTSLGGRLPVNTSGGLESRGHPVAATGLAQVIELGHQIRGEAGDRQVPDVRIGLAESAGGFAGGDTAAVAVTVLGSDPSDD